One genomic region from bacterium encodes:
- a CDS encoding MFS transporter: MAQWQRNLYTLWAAQFLAMVGLSLIVPFMPLYIGTLGVAPLEAVERWSGILFAAPFFAQALAAPLWGMLGDRYGRKIMVIRALGGIGFTNLLAAFVLNVWQLLALRALQGGVSGFVAATNALVSSAMPRDRLGAAMGLLQTSMTAGSVIGPLIGGGLADLLGYRHVFVVNGLLCWVAAAVVLRGVREPAVARVQVARPGVRENFAYFFGSPALRTTGLLLCASQMAVMVVEPIFPIYVQTLGVPTARVATVAGVLFSVTGITAILGAPVWGRASDRSGEARVLVIVLWGACFAYALQAGVHSPYTLLVFRALLGFFVAGVLPPLFAIVARVTPAERLGAIMGLTSSTIMVGNLIGPIVGGLCAAAFGIRPVFGMAAAILAICAAGTRGLGRARQEPDGP; this comes from the coding sequence ATGGCTCAGTGGCAACGCAACCTCTACACGCTGTGGGCGGCCCAGTTTCTCGCCATGGTCGGGTTGTCGCTCATCGTGCCGTTTATGCCGCTCTACATCGGCACGCTCGGGGTGGCGCCGCTCGAGGCCGTGGAGCGGTGGAGCGGCATCCTGTTCGCGGCGCCGTTCTTCGCGCAGGCCCTCGCGGCCCCGCTCTGGGGCATGCTCGGCGACCGCTACGGCCGCAAGATCATGGTCATCCGCGCCCTGGGCGGCATCGGGTTCACGAACCTCCTCGCCGCGTTCGTGCTCAACGTGTGGCAGCTGCTGGCGCTCCGGGCGCTGCAGGGCGGTGTGAGCGGTTTCGTCGCCGCAACGAACGCCCTCGTCTCCTCGGCGATGCCGCGGGACCGCCTCGGCGCGGCGATGGGCTTGCTGCAGACGTCGATGACTGCGGGGAGCGTCATCGGCCCGTTGATCGGGGGTGGGTTGGCCGACCTGCTGGGCTATCGCCATGTGTTCGTCGTGAATGGGCTGCTGTGCTGGGTCGCGGCGGCGGTGGTCCTGCGCGGTGTCCGCGAGCCCGCCGTGGCACGCGTCCAGGTTGCGCGGCCGGGCGTGCGTGAGAACTTCGCCTACTTCTTCGGGTCGCCCGCGCTTCGGACGACCGGCCTCCTGCTGTGCGCGAGCCAGATGGCGGTGATGGTGGTGGAGCCGATCTTTCCGATCTACGTGCAGACGCTGGGCGTGCCGACGGCGCGTGTCGCGACCGTCGCCGGCGTGCTGTTCTCCGTGACGGGGATCACCGCCATCCTGGGCGCGCCCGTGTGGGGGCGGGCGTCCGATCGGTCGGGCGAGGCGCGCGTGCTCGTGATCGTGCTCTGGGGGGCGTGCTTCGCGTACGCCCTGCAAGCAGGCGTGCACTCGCCGTACACGCTCTTGGTATTTCGGGCACTGCTCGGGTTCTTCGTGGCGGGCGTGCTGCCGCCGCTGTTCGCGATCGTCGCCCGGGTCACGCCGGCCGAGCGCCTCGGGGCGATCATGGGGTTGACAAGCAGCACCATCATGGTGGGGAACCTGATCGGGCCCATCGTGGGCGGTCTGTGCGCCGCCGCGTTCGGGATCCGGCCGGTGTTCGGGATGGCGGCAGCGATCCTGGCGATCTGCGCGGCCGGGACGCGCGGGCTTGGGCGAGCGAGGCAGGAGCCCGACGGCCCGTAG
- a CDS encoding RraA family protein, which produces MATPLSPDLLARLRTIPTPALSNGVEVFNVRPRTAGFMSSQIRCIFPDLGAMVGYAFTATCRAAERPPKDADEHRFAMWRAIEQIPAPRIIVLHDLDVPAGIGAYWGEVQSNIHLALGCVGTVTDGSVRDLDEVRALGFHFFAGSVAVSHAYVHLVDFGKPVEVGGLSVRPGDLLHADQHGVLLIPPEIATNVADGVAQVERREREIIEYCRSRGFTREGLEALYRRPRSEPQGDRR; this is translated from the coding sequence ATGGCCACCCCGTTATCTCCCGACCTGCTCGCGCGGCTTCGGACGATCCCCACCCCCGCCTTGTCGAACGGCGTGGAGGTGTTCAACGTCAGGCCGCGCACGGCCGGGTTCATGTCCAGCCAGATCCGCTGCATCTTCCCCGACCTCGGCGCGATGGTCGGGTACGCGTTCACCGCAACGTGCCGCGCTGCGGAGCGCCCTCCCAAGGACGCCGACGAGCACCGCTTCGCGATGTGGCGTGCGATCGAACAGATCCCCGCGCCGCGGATCATCGTGCTGCACGACCTGGACGTCCCGGCCGGTATCGGCGCGTACTGGGGCGAGGTGCAGAGTAACATCCACTTGGCGCTGGGCTGCGTCGGCACCGTGACCGACGGCAGCGTGCGGGACCTGGACGAGGTGCGTGCCCTCGGCTTCCATTTCTTCGCCGGAAGCGTGGCGGTCTCCCACGCATACGTACACCTCGTGGACTTCGGGAAGCCGGTCGAGGTCGGCGGACTGTCGGTGCGCCCGGGCGATCTCCTGCACGCCGACCAGCACGGGGTGCTCTTGATCCCGCCGGAGATCGCCACCAACGTGGCGGACGGTGTCGCGCAGGTCGAGCGGCGCGAGCGGGAGATCATCGAGTACTGTCGTTCTCGGGGGTTCACGCGGGAAGGTCTCGAGGCGCTGTACCGGCGGCCGCGGAGCGAGCCTCAAGGCGACCGCCGCTGA